From a single Campylobacter concisus genomic region:
- a CDS encoding fumarate reductase cytochrome b subunit — protein MTGLIEGFLGKRSDDKKSRTPAAWDRWQSITGFILACFILCHMVFTSTILLGKDAFNAVVGFAEAKFLFGEATWWITNVIAAVIFAIFIAHAFLAMRKFPANYRQYLMFRGHKDRMKHLDTTLWWFQFLTGFALFFAASAHLVDIIFGGHITADKSAAAFHQLEIFYFALLVFMVVHASIGMYRLYVKWISIDGANKHEMFAKRNKAKTIVFAVYGILAIIALIADFVWISH, from the coding sequence ATGACCGGGCTTATAGAAGGTTTTTTGGGAAAACGGTCGGACGACAAAAAAAGTCGCACTCCAGCCGCTTGGGATAGATGGCAAAGTATTACAGGGTTTATTCTAGCCTGTTTTATATTGTGCCATATGGTTTTTACTTCTACTATACTACTTGGTAAAGACGCATTTAACGCTGTCGTAGGATTTGCGGAGGCTAAATTTTTATTTGGAGAAGCTACTTGGTGGATTACTAACGTCATAGCTGCGGTAATATTTGCCATTTTTATCGCTCATGCATTTTTAGCTATGAGAAAATTTCCAGCAAACTACAGACAATATCTAATGTTTAGAGGCCACAAAGACCGCATGAAGCACCTTGATACTACGCTTTGGTGGTTTCAGTTTTTAACCGGTTTTGCTCTATTTTTTGCAGCCAGCGCGCACCTAGTCGATATAATCTTCGGTGGACATATCACTGCCGACAAATCAGCGGCTGCATTTCATCAATTAGAAATTTTCTACTTCGCACTACTTGTTTTTATGGTCGTTCACGCTAGTATCGGTATGTACCGCTTGTATGTCAAATGGATAAGCATTGATGGTGCAAATAAGCACGAAATGTTTGCCAAAAGGAATAAGGCAAAAACAATTGTATTTGCCGTTTATGGCATACTTGCTATAATTGCGCTAATCGCCGATTTCGTGTGGATCAGCCATTAA
- a CDS encoding glucose-6-phosphate isomerase: protein MIETSFKFNFASSEVIDSYTKRINDEYESGEIGYYHLPVLGQNLLGEIEEYEKGLAHIKNVVLVGIGGSSLGVKALKSMLEGSKGIKRELLFLDNVDPCSYKSTLSGLNFDETLFIISSKSGNTIETITIFKCLLDDFKAQNLGKNFLIITDPGTNLENFAKENGIKFFNIPKNVGGRFSVLSAIGLVPLGICGYDIKALLEGALACKKQYIEQKDSSIVAKAYHYATSRNASINVIFSYCDRFFEFNDWYVQLWAESLGKKRGYKRVGLTPVGLVGSRDQHSFLQLIMDGVKDKSVTFIKIKDHASDKTIPNLSLKGLEECDFVAGLSLNELINLQCDATAMALVQEGISVDTITLERLDEFHVGWLIFYYELLTSATGIMLGINTYDQPGVEIGKRILKTMLLK, encoded by the coding sequence ATGATAGAAACTTCATTTAAATTTAACTTTGCAAGCAGCGAGGTCATCGACTCCTACACCAAACGCATAAATGACGAGTACGAAAGCGGCGAGATAGGCTACTACCACCTGCCGGTCCTTGGGCAAAATTTACTTGGCGAGATCGAGGAGTATGAAAAGGGGCTAGCTCATATCAAAAACGTCGTGCTAGTTGGCATCGGCGGTAGCAGTCTTGGCGTAAAGGCGCTAAAATCAATGCTTGAAGGCTCAAAAGGGATAAAAAGAGAGCTTTTGTTTTTAGATAATGTCGATCCTTGCAGCTACAAAAGCACGCTTAGTGGGCTAAATTTTGACGAGACTCTTTTTATAATAAGCTCAAAATCAGGCAACACGATTGAGACAATAACTATTTTTAAGTGTTTGCTTGATGACTTTAAGGCTCAAAATTTAGGCAAAAATTTCCTCATCATAACTGATCCTGGGACAAATTTAGAAAATTTCGCCAAAGAAAATGGTATCAAATTTTTTAACATTCCAAAAAATGTTGGCGGGAGATTTAGCGTGCTAAGTGCGATCGGTCTTGTGCCACTTGGTATCTGCGGCTACGATATAAAGGCACTTCTGGAGGGCGCACTTGCTTGCAAGAAGCAATACATCGAGCAAAAAGATAGCTCAATAGTCGCCAAAGCCTACCACTACGCCACTAGCAGAAATGCCAGTATAAATGTCATTTTTAGCTATTGCGATAGATTTTTTGAATTTAACGACTGGTACGTGCAGCTTTGGGCGGAGAGCCTTGGCAAAAAAAGAGGCTATAAAAGGGTCGGTCTTACGCCAGTTGGACTTGTCGGTAGCCGCGATCAGCACAGCTTTTTGCAGCTTATAATGGATGGCGTAAAAGATAAGAGTGTGACATTTATAAAGATAAAAGATCACGCAAGCGACAAGACCATCCCAAATTTGAGCCTAAAAGGGCTTGAAGAGTGCGATTTTGTGGCGGGTCTAAGCCTAAATGAGCTCATAAATTTGCAGTGCGATGCGACGGCTATGGCGCTGGTGCAAGAGGGCATAAGTGTCGATACTATCACGCTTGAGAGGCTTGATGAGTTTCATGTTGGCTGGCTCATTTTTTATTACGAGCTACTAACCTCGGCCACTGGTATCATGCTAGGCATCAACACCTACGATCAGCCAGGCGTTGAGATAGGAAAACGTATCCTAAAAACTATGCTTTTAAAGTAG
- a CDS encoding ABC-F family ATP-binding cassette domain-containing protein yields the protein MLEVRGLTQRFASSLLFEDVNLKLNRHNRYGLIGANGAGKSTFLKILSGAIEPTSGEIIIENGLKVGVLGQDQFAFENFTLKDAVLYGNKRLYDAVKEKEKLYMSEEFTDEINERLSELEMISAEEDPSYEYETRIEKILSSLGLNEFDKLMSEVENSDKVKVLLAQVLFPKPDILFLDEPTNNLDIDAIAWLENELNRHEGTLVVISHDRHFLNRVCTNILDVDFKKIREFSGNYDDWYMAANLIAKQHEMERDKKLKEKEELEKFIARFSANASKARQATSRAKQLEKLDIAEIAVSSRRDPSILFRANREIGNELIELKNISKKFDDKVIFENFNFKLEKGDKLAIIGHNGVGKSTLCKIIMGEIKPDTGEVHIGATIELGYFAQDTVNKIDGELKLYEYLQDAKNKDIDEIRKCLGRMLFSGAEQEKAVGALSGGEKHRVRLAQLMLHRPNLLVMDEPNNHLDLEAIIALGEAFYNFNGSVICVSHDRELIDAFANRILHLKGNGEVVDFKGTYEEYRANLGLES from the coding sequence ATGTTAGAAGTTAGGGGACTTACCCAGAGATTTGCAAGCAGTTTGCTGTTTGAAGATGTAAATTTAAAGCTAAATCGCCACAACAGATACGGACTAATCGGTGCAAATGGCGCTGGCAAATCGACATTTTTAAAAATTTTAAGCGGAGCTATCGAGCCAACTAGCGGCGAGATCATCATAGAAAATGGACTAAAGGTTGGTGTGCTTGGTCAAGATCAGTTTGCGTTTGAAAATTTCACGCTAAAAGATGCGGTGCTTTATGGTAACAAGCGCCTATATGACGCTGTCAAAGAGAAAGAGAAGCTCTATATGAGCGAGGAATTTACTGATGAGATAAACGAGCGCTTAAGCGAGCTTGAGATGATAAGCGCTGAAGAAGACCCAAGCTATGAGTATGAAACTAGGATAGAGAAAATTTTAAGCTCGCTTGGGCTAAATGAATTTGATAAGCTGATGAGCGAGGTTGAAAACTCCGATAAAGTTAAAGTTTTGCTAGCTCAAGTACTATTTCCAAAGCCAGACATCTTGTTTTTAGACGAGCCGACAAACAACCTTGATATAGACGCGATCGCGTGGCTAGAAAACGAGCTAAACCGCCACGAGGGCACACTTGTGGTTATCAGCCACGACAGACACTTTTTAAATAGAGTTTGCACAAATATTTTGGATGTGGATTTTAAGAAAATTCGCGAGTTTTCAGGCAACTATGACGACTGGTATATGGCTGCAAATTTGATCGCAAAGCAGCATGAAATGGAGCGTGATAAGAAGCTAAAAGAGAAAGAGGAGCTGGAGAAATTTATCGCGAGGTTCTCAGCAAATGCGAGCAAAGCAAGGCAAGCGACCTCTCGTGCAAAACAGCTTGAAAAGCTTGATATTGCCGAGATTGCTGTATCAAGTAGGCGCGATCCTAGCATTCTGTTTCGTGCAAACCGCGAGATAGGCAATGAGCTAATTGAGCTAAAAAATATAAGTAAGAAATTTGATGATAAAGTGATATTTGAAAACTTTAACTTTAAGCTCGAAAAGGGCGACAAGCTAGCTATCATCGGTCATAACGGCGTTGGTAAAAGCACACTTTGTAAGATCATAATGGGCGAGATAAAGCCTGATACGGGCGAGGTGCATATAGGCGCGACCATCGAGCTAGGATATTTTGCGCAAGATACGGTAAATAAGATAGATGGCGAGCTAAAGCTTTATGAATATTTGCAAGATGCCAAAAACAAGGACATAGACGAGATCAGAAAGTGCCTTGGCAGGATGCTCTTTAGCGGTGCTGAGCAAGAAAAAGCAGTAGGCGCGCTAAGCGGTGGCGAAAAACACCGAGTAAGACTAGCTCAGCTCATGCTTCACAGGCCAAATTTACTTGTCATGGATGAGCCAAACAACCACCTCGATCTTGAGGCTATCATCGCACTTGGCGAGGCATTTTATAACTTTAATGGCTCAGTCATCTGCGTAAGCCACGACAGGGAGCTGATAGATGCCTTTGCAAATAGAATTTTACACCTAAAAGGCAATGGCGAAGTCGTTGATTTTAAAGGCACATACGAAGAGTATAGAGCAAATTTGGGGCTTGAGAGCTAA
- a CDS encoding IMPACT family protein, with the protein MQTIDRIFKAQLDIKKSNFLVFLCPISEFKRLHESLKEEHFKAVHVVWATRELNKYGQIVENQSDDGEPKGTSGQPSLNALRGADLINVGVLIVRYFGGIKLGTGGLVRAYSGAVNEAINEAIKDGGVMKFEIKDEIKFFTPFSLMSRFEHYFATKNLSEFEREFNDLGAIWSINLNEAEFAELFKFCKEFEASEFKFLALALSGKSLFAHQS; encoded by the coding sequence TTGCAGACGATTGATAGGATTTTTAAAGCCCAGCTTGATATAAAAAAGTCAAATTTTTTAGTATTTTTGTGCCCGATAAGTGAGTTTAAGAGATTGCATGAGAGCCTAAAAGAGGAGCATTTTAAGGCCGTTCATGTAGTTTGGGCGACAAGAGAGCTAAACAAATACGGCCAAATCGTTGAAAATCAAAGTGATGATGGCGAGCCAAAGGGCACTAGCGGTCAGCCAAGCCTAAATGCGCTAAGGGGCGCTGATCTTATAAACGTTGGGGTCTTGATAGTTCGTTACTTTGGCGGGATAAAGCTTGGCACTGGAGGGTTAGTCAGAGCCTACTCAGGGGCTGTAAATGAAGCTATAAACGAAGCCATAAAAGATGGTGGCGTGATGAAATTTGAGATAAAAGATGAGATTAAATTTTTTACGCCATTTTCATTAATGAGCCGCTTTGAGCACTATTTTGCCACTAAAAATTTAAGCGAGTTTGAAAGAGAATTTAATGATCTTGGAGCGATCTGGAGCATAAATTTAAATGAAGCTGAGTTTGCCGAGCTGTTTAAATTTTGCAAAGAATTTGAAGCAAGCGAGTTTAAATTTTTAGCCCTTGCGCTTAGTGGCAAGAGCTTATTCGCTCATCAAAGCTAA
- a CDS encoding anaerobic C4-dicarboxylate transporter, with protein MDISLILQLIVLFGAIFLGVRLGGMAIGYAGGIGVVVLTLGLGLKAGSIPWDVILIIMSVIAAITAMQVAGGLDYLVQIAEGILRKHPKYINFLAPVVTYLLTVFAGTGHTAFSMIPVITEVAKTQNIKPSAPLSIAVVASQIAITASPVSAAVVFMAGEHALGGLGISYPLLLAIWIPTTFIGCMLTALVINIFYNLDLSSDKEYQRRLKEGLIKDVKIEEKKELPKGAKLSVLIFLVGVISVVLYATAISKNVGWIKPSYVTGYEKIYETKSPDKFNELVAKDIKVKTDSTTNVKYVEDPDKPTKVLVLTRDNAIMSFMLVIATLITLTCGVKVDKLFNTATFKSGMTACVCVLGVAWLGDTFVVNHTDAIKNFAGDFVKDYPFMLAVALFFASMLLYSQAATAKALIPTVIAALGLTAANNGDAYILVASFAAVSALFVLPTYPTLLGAVQMDDTGTTRIGKYIFNHSFFIPGVLAIAFSVALGFLIAPILL; from the coding sequence ATGGATATTTCATTGATATTACAGTTGATCGTGCTCTTTGGCGCGATATTCTTGGGTGTTAGACTAGGCGGTATGGCTATTGGTTATGCTGGTGGTATTGGCGTCGTAGTTTTAACTTTAGGACTTGGATTAAAAGCAGGTAGTATACCTTGGGATGTTATTTTAATCATTATGTCCGTTATAGCTGCTATTACAGCGATGCAAGTAGCTGGTGGCCTTGATTATTTGGTGCAAATAGCTGAAGGGATACTAAGAAAACATCCAAAATACATAAATTTCTTAGCTCCAGTTGTCACTTACTTGCTAACTGTATTTGCTGGTACTGGACACACAGCATTTTCTATGATTCCAGTTATTACTGAAGTTGCAAAGACGCAAAATATTAAGCCTAGCGCGCCTCTTAGTATAGCTGTTGTTGCTAGTCAGATAGCTATTACAGCAAGCCCAGTTTCAGCAGCGGTTGTATTTATGGCTGGTGAGCATGCCTTGGGCGGACTTGGCATTAGCTATCCATTACTATTAGCTATCTGGATACCTACAACTTTTATCGGTTGTATGCTAACGGCTCTTGTTATAAATATATTTTATAATCTTGATCTAAGTAGCGATAAAGAGTATCAAAGAAGACTCAAAGAAGGACTAATCAAAGATGTTAAAATCGAAGAGAAAAAAGAGCTTCCAAAAGGAGCTAAACTTTCTGTTTTAATATTCCTAGTTGGCGTTATCTCTGTCGTTTTATATGCTACTGCTATTAGTAAAAACGTAGGCTGGATAAAACCAAGCTATGTAACAGGCTATGAAAAAATTTATGAGACCAAAAGTCCAGATAAATTTAATGAACTTGTCGCAAAAGATATAAAAGTCAAAACTGACTCAACTACTAATGTAAAATATGTAGAAGATCCAGATAAGCCTACAAAGGTGTTGGTATTAACTAGAGATAACGCTATTATGAGCTTTATGCTAGTTATCGCTACTTTAATCACACTAACTTGTGGTGTCAAGGTCGATAAGCTATTTAATACAGCTACATTTAAAAGCGGTATGACCGCGTGCGTCTGCGTGTTGGGCGTGGCATGGCTTGGAGATACTTTCGTGGTAAATCACACCGATGCGATCAAAAATTTTGCCGGCGATTTTGTTAAAGACTATCCGTTTATGCTAGCTGTTGCGCTATTTTTTGCTAGTATGCTTCTTTATTCTCAAGCTGCTACCGCAAAGGCTCTTATTCCTACAGTTATAGCCGCACTTGGTTTAACTGCTGCAAATAACGGTGACGCATATATTTTAGTTGCATCATTTGCTGCAGTTTCAGCATTGTTTGTGTTGCCAACATATCCGACACTTCTTGGAGCCGTTCAAATGGATGATACTGGAACAACTAGGATAGGTAAATATATATTTAACCACTCCTTTTTTATTCCAGGCGTTTTAGCTATTGCTTTTTCTGTCGCACTTGGATTTTTGATAGCTCCGATACTTTTATAA
- the lgt gene encoding prolipoprotein diacylglyceryl transferase: MEIWNDIYNHFNPVAFSIFGFSVHWYGLMYILALVLALAMAKYLVKKDKIPISNQLLDNYFFWVEIGVILGARLGWVLVYSGEVSYYLAQPWQIFNPFHNGEFIGIRGMSYHGAVVGFLLATYLFCKRYKQNLWQLLDLCAVCIPFGYTFGRIGNFLNQELFGRVTDVPWAINVFGQPRHPSQLYEAFLEGLVIFVILFLYRKFKKFNGELIALYAILYTFARFICEFFREPDSGLGFIIFNLSMGQILSLIMCGFGIFIYAMLYKKFSKL; this comes from the coding sequence ATGGAAATTTGGAACGACATTTATAACCACTTTAACCCAGTAGCCTTTAGTATCTTTGGCTTTAGCGTGCACTGGTATGGGCTTATGTATATTTTAGCCCTTGTTTTAGCACTTGCCATGGCAAAATATCTCGTTAAAAAAGATAAAATCCCAATCTCAAATCAGCTTTTAGATAACTACTTTTTTTGGGTTGAAATAGGCGTTATTTTAGGCGCTAGGCTTGGCTGGGTTTTAGTCTATTCAGGCGAAGTAAGCTACTACTTGGCGCAACCTTGGCAAATTTTTAATCCATTTCATAACGGCGAATTTATAGGAATTCGTGGCATGAGTTACCACGGAGCAGTAGTTGGCTTTTTGCTTGCGACATATCTATTTTGCAAAAGGTATAAACAAAATTTATGGCAGCTACTTGATCTTTGTGCCGTTTGCATACCTTTTGGCTATACATTTGGCAGGATTGGAAATTTCTTAAATCAAGAGCTTTTTGGACGAGTTACAGATGTGCCTTGGGCAATAAATGTTTTTGGACAACCAAGGCATCCTAGTCAGCTTTATGAGGCATTCTTAGAAGGTTTAGTTATTTTTGTTATTTTATTTTTATATAGAAAATTTAAGAAATTTAATGGCGAGCTGATCGCGCTTTATGCTATTTTATACACTTTTGCAAGATTTATTTGTGAATTTTTTAGAGAGCCTGATTCAGGGCTTGGATTTATTATTTTTAATCTTTCAATGGGTCAAATATTATCACTTATCATGTGTGGTTTTGGAATTTTTATTTATGCCATGCTTTATAAAAAATTTTCAAAGCTCTAA
- the galU gene encoding UTP--glucose-1-phosphate uridylyltransferase GalU, protein MIQTCLFPAAGYGTRFLPATKSLPKEMLPILTKPLIHYGVDEALEAGMDNMAFVTGRGKRALEDYFDISYELEKEIAGSSKESLLSEVRNLMSSCTFSFTRQNAMKGLGHAIYTGKTLVRDEAFGVILADDLCINENGEGVLSQMVKIYEKYRCSVVAVMEVPKEQTKSYGVVSGRFIEDDLIMVDDMVEKPDPAEAPTNLAIIGRYILTPDIFNILERTKPGKNGEIQITDALKMQAKDGMVLAYKFKGKRFDCGSIDGFVEATNFFYERSK, encoded by the coding sequence ATGATACAAACTTGCCTATTTCCAGCGGCTGGATATGGAACGAGGTTTTTACCAGCTACAAAATCACTCCCAAAAGAGATGCTACCGATCCTTACAAAACCGCTCATTCACTACGGCGTTGATGAGGCGCTTGAGGCCGGCATGGATAATATGGCCTTTGTCACAGGACGCGGGAAAAGGGCGCTTGAGGACTATTTTGACATCAGCTACGAGCTAGAAAAAGAGATCGCAGGTAGCTCAAAAGAGTCGCTGCTAAGCGAAGTTAGAAATTTAATGAGCTCATGCACATTTTCATTTACTAGGCAAAATGCTATGAAAGGCCTTGGACATGCCATTTATACGGGCAAAACGCTAGTTCGAGATGAAGCATTTGGGGTCATTTTGGCAGATGATCTATGCATAAATGAAAATGGCGAGGGTGTGCTTTCACAGATGGTTAAAATTTATGAAAAGTATCGCTGCAGTGTAGTTGCAGTGATGGAAGTGCCAAAAGAGCAGACCAAGTCTTATGGCGTCGTAAGCGGCAGGTTTATAGAAGATGACCTTATAATGGTCGATGATATGGTTGAAAAGCCTGATCCTGCCGAGGCTCCGACAAATTTAGCGATAATCGGCCGCTACATCCTAACGCCAGATATTTTTAATATCTTAGAGCGAACAAAACCAGGCAAAAACGGCGAAATTCAGATCACAGACGCGCTAAAAATGCAGGCAAAAGATGGCATGGTGCTAGCTTATAAATTTAAGGGCAAGAGATTTGACTGCGGCAGCATCGACGGCTTTGTTGAGGCTACAAATTTCTTTTACGAGCGAAGTAAATGA
- a CDS encoding DUF1287 domain-containing protein, giving the protein MKKSLLLALFATQVFAFSASKFVNDARSQIGVTLSYDPSYERLAYPMGDVDIKKGVCTDVVVRALRHQEMDLQRLIFEDMSINFVSYPKKWGLKKADKNIDHRRVLNIATYLKRKGFEVSDDKFLPGDIVTWMLPRNLPHIGVISDKFEGQTPLVIHNIGSGVQEENILYNYKITGHFRLK; this is encoded by the coding sequence ATGAAGAAATCTCTGCTTTTGGCTCTTTTTGCCACGCAAGTTTTTGCCTTTTCGGCGAGCAAATTTGTAAATGACGCTAGGTCGCAGATCGGCGTGACGCTAAGTTACGATCCAAGCTACGAAAGACTTGCCTACCCAATGGGCGACGTGGATATCAAAAAGGGCGTTTGCACCGACGTTGTGGTAAGGGCGCTACGTCATCAAGAGATGGATCTGCAAAGACTCATTTTTGAAGATATGAGTATAAATTTCGTAAGCTATCCTAAAAAATGGGGACTTAAAAAGGCTGATAAAAATATCGATCACAGGCGTGTTTTAAACATCGCTACCTATCTAAAAAGAAAAGGTTTCGAGGTGAGCGATGATAAATTTTTGCCGGGCGATATCGTCACATGGATGCTGCCAAGAAATCTACCTCACATCGGTGTGATCTCAGATAAATTTGAAGGCCAAACACCGCTTGTCATCCATAATATCGGCTCTGGCGTGCAAGAAGAAAATATACTTTATAACTACAAGATCACGGGGCATTTTAGGCTAAAGTAG
- a CDS encoding aspartate ammonia-lyase produces MATRKEHDFIGELEISDDFYYGIQTFRATENFHMSGRTLKEYPYFVKAFAQIKKAAALANKEVGVLDPKIADTLAKAADRVIAGEFLDQFVVDMVQGGAGTSTNMNANEVITNIALESMGHKKGEYQYIHPNDHTNLGQSTNDTYPSSIKVATYAKLTDLLAAMNLLKDELDKKAKDFKDIIKMGRTELEDAVPTTLGNTFNAFASYIKSDIEKITAARESMTYLNMGATAIGTGINCHPDYKNVVVKKLKDITGVDFKKADDFIAATQDTADFVHVSGALKTAAVRLSKIANDLRLMNSGPRCGLGEINLPQMQPGSSIMPGKVNPVIAEVVGEACYEVIGNDVTIMLCSERGEFELNAFEPGIAYALFNSIFILENAMKTLAEKAVRKLTANPEACLKSVLGSVGIVTAFNPYIGYEKSASIAKEALQTGKAVGDICLERGYLSKEEIDKILEPKNMLNPSMVR; encoded by the coding sequence ATGGCAACCAGAAAAGAACACGATTTTATAGGTGAGTTGGAAATCTCTGACGATTTTTATTATGGTATCCAAACATTTAGAGCTACCGAAAATTTTCACATGAGCGGTAGAACTTTAAAAGAGTATCCATACTTTGTAAAAGCATTTGCACAAATCAAAAAAGCAGCTGCACTTGCAAATAAAGAGGTTGGCGTTTTAGACCCTAAGATCGCTGATACTCTAGCAAAAGCCGCTGATAGAGTAATAGCTGGTGAGTTTTTAGATCAATTTGTAGTTGATATGGTCCAAGGTGGTGCTGGAACAAGTACAAACATGAATGCAAATGAGGTTATTACAAACATCGCGCTTGAGAGCATGGGTCATAAAAAAGGTGAGTATCAATACATCCATCCAAACGATCATACAAACCTTGGACAAAGTACAAACGACACTTACCCAAGCTCAATAAAAGTAGCAACTTACGCAAAACTTACTGATTTGCTTGCTGCGATGAATCTGCTAAAAGACGAACTTGATAAAAAAGCAAAAGATTTTAAAGATATCATTAAAATGGGTAGAACTGAGCTTGAAGATGCAGTTCCTACAACACTTGGAAATACATTTAATGCATTTGCAAGCTACATTAAAAGCGATATCGAAAAGATCACAGCTGCACGCGAGTCAATGACATATCTAAATATGGGTGCAACTGCGATTGGTACAGGTATTAACTGCCACCCTGATTATAAAAATGTAGTTGTTAAAAAGTTAAAAGATATCACTGGTGTTGATTTCAAAAAAGCTGATGATTTCATCGCAGCTACACAAGACACTGCAGACTTTGTACACGTAAGTGGTGCGTTAAAAACTGCAGCTGTTAGACTTTCAAAAATCGCAAATGACCTTCGTTTGATGAATTCAGGTCCAAGATGCGGTCTTGGTGAGATAAATTTACCGCAAATGCAACCAGGCAGTTCAATCATGCCAGGCAAAGTAAACCCAGTTATCGCTGAGGTTGTAGGCGAAGCGTGCTATGAAGTAATCGGTAACGACGTAACTATCATGCTTTGCTCAGAAAGAGGCGAATTTGAGCTAAATGCGTTTGAACCAGGCATCGCTTATGCGCTATTTAACTCTATTTTTATCCTTGAAAACGCGATGAAAACACTAGCTGAAAAAGCTGTAAGAAAACTAACAGCAAATCCTGAAGCTTGCTTAAAATCAGTTCTAGGCTCAGTTGGTATCGTAACTGCGTTTAACCCGTACATTGGCTATGAAAAATCTGCAAGTATCGCTAAAGAAGCCCTTCAAACTGGTAAAGCAGTTGGCGATATCTGCCTAGAGAGAGGCTATCTAAGCAAAGAAGAGATCGATAAAATTTTAGAGCCAAAAAATATGCTAAATCCAAGCATGGTTAGGTAG